The stretch of DNA TTCACTTTTATAGGTACTCCTGTCTTTTCCCCGCAAAGGACTAGCGACATAGTGTATATTCTTATgaggagtccggaaccaaaatgtggttcttttagactcaaagaacaaaaatatgtgaaaaatatacatagtgaccaaaatatatataagacgctatacctcaaataattcACCCCCCGGACTGGTTTTTGCCTTATATAAGGACgttaaggattttgtaaaaatccattcaaaaataatctcaagtgttgtgaaatttttgtttgttaagttgttttgcattttatcaTAATGTTTGAAGAGAGAAGAATcggggtttcattatattggaagggtgaggttgtggtggcgaataactcagtaagctatagtttatctccacagtctCATGTTAAGTTatcacttacaatggagtacgatacattggtatcgttgttatgtaaaaatatgagtgtgagcaaacgttcggtaaATCTTAAAATAACCGGAAGCAATCCATTTTCTGTGACTttgcaaggggttgcttgttatgctgagtttaacatcgaagacgatgaaactctgagagattttttgaggactctggatgaataccgggaatttattgtgataaaaatgttggaaatgtacgtcaaggctgaagacgtttGCAATAATGTGGTTACGCAAAGTAGGGAAATCCTTCAATTaacgggtggttattttggagcagttttagccgaacaggttccggctgaaagagttGGGCCGGATCTAAATTTATCTCcatgggcgaatgaggagcgaggaaataatttctccccTAGTATACATAATCCATAAGcagagtggtaaacttcaatttttctttgtgttacgatgtatatttttgtgtattgtatttgtattaacactcatatattccatagGGGGTATcgaccagatatgaattttacaagttatgaactaaCAGTCAGTTAGAATATGCCaagttttggtgtgttggatcatgctggtccatccgggagtcagcATCAACaagataatgtgcatcatgggatatcaacacattatgtTTTGTAAGTGAATATATAAAGTTATATGTATTATTTGGAccaatttgagtaactcattatttctttggttgtgcagtgaaaacgagtaaCTTGAtggtcctgtccttactcaattgcccaaAGACGAcgtatttaatcgggatctggcagatgcacagagtcaggaagagaatagtgattatgacaacaatgccgatgagtctggagatgacacacccttcctcGACGAGGGTGATggtgaggaggaagagaatgttgAACCTGATTTGATGAGGGAGAATGCTCTACCTCCCGTTAGATCAAGAGTATACGAGTCCTGcgtgccgtttcattcaaggcatattccctaccttgattatttgccaagtatgccggatgtggatgccctcacaagggatattgacGAAATTAGGACagtaatgtgggatgaatctagatcAACGGTattgtcaaagggcatgctttgtCCTAATAAGGCGCATCTAATCAGGGCGGTGAaaatgtacagcgtaaaagagtgtcgtgagataaTGGTATGGGAGTCATCTTtggatgtatacaaggttgtttaccgtagatggtttacgggttgtaattggatgctgcctgtgaggaagaagaaaacaaatatgtgggttgtgggtaaatataTCGGCACCCATAATTGTGAAATGAATGCGTTCAGCGGGAATCACTTTAACttggatgttgacttgatttttattgtcttgattccacacattgcagcctccataaggtacaagatcaaagagtgtattacATCTGTCCATCAGGAATATgggtgtaccattaccaaaaaaaaaggcatttctcgggcacaaacgtgcgtttgaaattgtttacggtgactgggataagtcatttgcatctctacccaggtacatggccgcattgcaacACATTAACCCCgagactgttgttgaatggaagcttgagcggagttcGAGAATACTAGAATATATATTCAGATACGTGTTTTGGGCCTtcaaaccagcaattgatggttttgtgcattgtcggctggtaatatccatagacgacactcatgtctatggaaagtatgatattaaacTGTTGATCTCTGTtgtagtagatgctaatggacaaatatttcccctagcttttgctatttgtgccaatgaaagtcaAGAGACGTGGATGTTATTTTTGAAACACTTGAAGGACTACGTTGTCATAcaacgttcaggtatttgtctaatatctgatcggcatggcagtattttaagttctgtacagcATTTGCCTGAATGGCAGGAACTGTATGcgtaccaccgttactgtgtgaggcacctgaaggccaatttccagaaggcacatctcaacaaggacttgcatgatttaatgtggatggctgcaactgATCACCAAGAGTGCAAATTCAAGAGGCACATGGAATCGATCAGGCAGGAAGACGGagcctatcattggttgatgcCACATGAGCTTGACAAATGGACATTGCATGCGGAAGGTGGTAGATGATGGGGAACcttgactacaaatgtgtcagagtttttcaacgggttattgaagtttGCACGTGGATTGCATATCACTGCCATGGTGTGGATGTCATTCAAACAGATggcagagaggtttgttgaaaggcaTAGAGGTGCATCAGGATTGATGGagaggggtgttgaatttatgccaataccaatgaacagatttgagaaatacaggagGCGAGCACATTGTCATTCATTTTTAcagtattgcaacgagcgaaatatttttgaacttCGCACCACTATCCATCAAAACTGgaggaataatacacacaccatAAATAAAACCAGCAGGTTGTGTTCTTGTGAAAAATGGTCCATTTACCACATGCCGTGCTCACgtgccatgaagtgctttcaacatacaggtttcgtGGCAACCCGGTACATTGATAAGCAATATAGTGTtgttgcatacttaaacacctatagtgggtaGTTgtagccagtgggtgctgagaaTCATTGGCCgcttggtgataccgtttatgcgcgtaaatgtggcatatgctcgcaaacaggacacgaccgtcgtaaatgtccttcagctggtttgggtgTCCGTGGTAATCCTGCTCCTGGTAGAAGTTCATCTTTTGTGCCCAACAATCAAGGAAACACGTAGTATTTTTTTCCGTTAtgtggttgtaataagtgtatgtacttgtttatcttgcagaatgtatgaaataaaattatttttccattgttgttaaatctttttgatatttaacattaatacttcagtacaacaatctaacataaatccattttaaaaaaaacaacCTTCAAAATAATCTttttgatatttaacattaatacaCGTAGTGGCATTATTTTAATGGATGTTGTAATGTTTATTCAAAAGGTCTTTGAAATACATATGACTGATGAAACCGGGAAATGCTATGAGCTGggtacgtttcttcagcaatttgactgatgaaaaaatgcattggatgttcgaatggttccctagtagcgagttcatcatcaggtcaagagagactcttcatctagtgctaatcgggTTGAGATGGATCtacccttatgctcctataagggttatgaggcaagctgggagaaagcaggttatacctcgggtttccaacatggtccagtacaaagcaGACCTCAAGGGGAACAtgattccattcaagttcgaggcataacatatgtggcatcaaaagatcattgtggagaaagataccatcgagccagatTGGTATCACGCCGGCCATGTGTACTTATACTCATCATGGTTGGTATATGATATAGCGGGAGATATCAAGCCAGGGATTAATCTGAGGAATAGGGTCATAAACGACGCTGCTAAGGCACAATTCAAATACGGGATGTTGTGCAAAAGGGTTTTCGAATCTGAAGCTAGGCActtggaacaacacaaagtgggCATGGAAGCAATCAACGAGTGGAAAGGAAGcactactaaatcaacagagagTTTGTAATATTTGGAGCAGGTgttgatggagcttgagggaaagatgaggaaaaggatcTCAGACTGTCACAATGTAGAGAGCAatgaaggagggcatctagcaagggcttatatgctattggacatgcgcgacctggggaacctgattgatggagccaagaaggccaagcatggagaaggtccctgTGAAACTAAATAGATTAGTAATAATGTTTTATTTGCTTTCTAGACTCGTTTTAGactttgattgtaataaggcaaataaCATTAgtaactctttataattattatcGTTTTAGTAGAGGTTCGGTTCATTTATCACATTGATGAAATGACGCAATtattggcataaagtttctccaaatctatatgtcacttaggcctacctcgggcacaatgaggtccccaaaattagggCACAAATTTATAATACTGCAAATATCCTCTTAATAATccttactgacttgtttaccttttttgttttcttttcttttgttcattcccattcccaaaggttggttcgtgcatactgtcatcatccgcatatcataatagatccagaggtcctccgcCTCCtactccaccaagtgatcctaaaggcaaaagcaaagggaaagaaaaaatggaCGATTTAAGCGGTTAGAAAGGATAatgcagagaacgttgaaacTTCGGACGGTAGGAATACTCCAGCACAGAACGAATTGGTCCTACGTCTGAaacagaaaatattggagctacaaggggaacttgagtagGTCCGGAatttggcaaacctttccctcaccctaaacatCTCTGACcttaaccaacaaaacacaaacgcccaaaacccggtacctccccaaaacacacaaaatccgcAAActcctcccgcaccacatctatacgccacacctcctcagaaccacaaccctccaccgatacctactcctcaacaacaccatcaccacccaactcaatacccacaaacaaccACATACCATGCCCCTCAGAATGTACCACAGCCTACTCCTGACctacaaaattcaacaaatgaCCACCATTACACCCAGATTCACGGAGTTCACCAAAGCattcccatatatgtggaaaccttactcCACACCCCAtaacagaccctatacatacccgaatccgtcgagaaggacctgctcatcaagaacatggcggaggaattcaagatacttactggcagagttcaaagtgtcgaagggggtaaaggcattgagggtttaAATTATGAAGctttgtgtattcagccagatgtagaacttccagagggttacaaacctcctaagctCGAAGTGTTTGATgggactggtgatccgaaggtgcatttgagaacgtattgtgacaagcttgtaggtgTTGGAaaggatgaaagaatccgcataaagctgttcatgagaagcctcactagAGATGAcctatcttggtacatcagtaagaacccaaagaaatgggttaattgggtaacaATGAAAATGCACCAGATGttttctacattcagaatctcaagaagaagccaacagaaacttttcacgagtatgctactcggtggaagTCAGAAGCtacaaaagtaaggccagcactggaagaagaatagatgaataagttcttcatcagagctcaggatccgcaatactatGAAAGACTGATGGTtgttgaaaaccataaatttctAACATCctcaaattgggagaaagaatagaagaagggatcaaaagcggaatggtgacaaattttgaagcactccaagccacaaataaagccttacagtcaggaggtatgtccaagaagaaagaagtaggtgcagtgATGGTAGCCCAAAGTCCAAAGTTTCCttttacataccaaacacctccactaATATATCAGCCTttacctcccagataccaacaacctgccgccacttaccatacctataacacccaaccaacatactaccactcaccaccagtccgccaaaactaccaaaaacctagaccaaatttcgaccgcagactACGCAGACagtacaccccaattgctgaacctatagaccagctgtacgagagactgaaggttgtCGGTTATATCACTCACATTCCCGCTGTTGCTATGGAAACCCTTCCCAGTAGATTAACTCAAATAAGACATATGCCTATCTCTCAGGaatgaaaggtcatactattgatgagtgtcgtactctgaaggataagattcagacaataattgacaccaaagtcatacaagCAAAGGAGGCTGCACtcaatgtccgtaacaatcctctacCAGATCACAAGGGAGGAGGAGTGaacgtgatagagaccgatgaagaatgagACTCAGAGGGATCAATTgggctcattcgagaaggggataattctgaaacatctccagtcactctcacacctatcatggtaccgACTCAGGTACCCATTGAAGTTGAGGTGgctgcaccaactccgtttgaggttgaagtgacaacgcccttcaccgtgatggtagcacctacgctgacttataagtctaatgctataccatgagattatgttgcggaagcaagaaggaaaggaaaggcaaaaatggaagaaacaagtgcagcgcaaggcatgaccagaaaTGGTAGAATTTATACACCCGAGtatttgggaggaacaagcaaataAGCCGCCTCTAAACTGCTTGTCATTGAGACTGGcccagatgatctttggagaaaggtgcagaCAAGAGAGtgttctgtggttgatcatctgaacaaaacccctgctcaaatatccattttatcactgctgcaaaactcggaggcacataggaatgccctgatgatgatgttgaatgaagcctatgtacccaacaacatcactagtggagagatggccaacatggtagggcaagtgttggaaagccacaagatcacttttcatgaagaccagctgccaccagaaggactaagtcacaataggGCATTGCATATCACAGTGTAGTTTGAGGATATATTtattgccagagtcctgatagatgggggtttgagtctcaacatatgtccactaattactctgaaaagattgggtaaaggcctgcacaaGATACTAGCAGAAAGTATGAatatgaaagcatttgatgggtctcaaagggccacatatgaggagaccaacctcagcctacagatgggccaaacctggtttgatgttgagttttaaGTGTTGGATATATCCTCTACCTACAACATATTATTGGGGCGACCTTGGATATATGCcgctggggccgtagcttctactctatatcaggtcgtgaagtttgagtggaatcatcaggaagtgatcatccatggggatggaagtaatcccatttacaccagtcaaactgttccggtcatcgagaatagaaggaagctgggtggagaaacataccatcgcatcgatcgcgtcaacgcaattgaaaaggacaaacgCTGGAGCAGTAAGATaaaaggcatattggcatggacatgGTCTGAGTCTGGCAaaggtctcggtaagaatctccagggaATCACCAAACCGATACATCTAAAGCGTCACGAcataacttttgggcttgggtacgTATACACCTATCACGAGTATCAAAATTtgtcgccaccatggcgtggtccttattaacCTCTAAAGAAACCAATACCATATTTGAGCCAGTCATCATGAATGGCATAAGGAATttatttctggatgatgaagacatggattacggtgcaatagttgaggaggaggaggaaggccttatTATTTAGACCATGGAGAAGGGAGCTATTCTCAAGAACTGtactgctgcaccatcaagggcccatcgagttcctgggtagcctggcaattagcatcatttattttaaaagaaattttatgagcatttaagacattttcagtattttgttccACGCATGTTTTGTTTttaaataattgctcgagtcatcgagtcgtacttgtttgatgttttcaagatttatctaatgcattgttatttttagtattttttattattctttacatttttctctACAATATTATTGTTACAtatcccgatgaacttacgactgtgacatgtaatgagacaacgcagcGTAAGGATAATGAtttagaggatctggaagagaatataatacccgaggaaattgtcagagaagtggacaactttgaaaacaagcctaagtccaatttggataaGACTGAAAAAGTTAATTTGGGAGgctccgaaacagtcaaggaaatgcGTGTAAGCATTTACCTATCACCGTGAGAGAAGGAAGAGTACGTTCAgttcttgaaggagtatgaggatatGTTTGCATGaccctatgatgatatgaccggtttgagcacgtccatagtggctcataaactgcctaccaaccctatgtgtccgctgtaaagcagaagctcagaaagttcaaaccagatatgagtctgaaaataaaagaggaagtcaccaagcagatcaaagccaaggttctcagagtggttgaatatccgacttggttggctaacattgtgctagttccaaagaaagatgggaaagtcaaaGTGTGTGTTGACTAACGGGACTTAAACAGAGCAAGCCCCAAAGATGATTTTccgttgcccaatatacacataccgATCGACAACTATGCCAAGAATGAACTCCAATTCTTTGTTGATTGCTTCACGGGATATCattagatctggatggatgaagaggatgccaaaaagacagcctttattacaccatgggaAGTGTATTGCTACAAAATAATGTCGTTcggcctaaagaatgctggagccacctatatgagggccatgacaatcatttttcacgacatgatacacTAGGAGATAGATGTGTatatggatgatgtcatcatcaaatccaagagaagcacatatcatatagcagatttgaggaaattctttgatcgactcTGAAGATACAATCTGAAActaaatcccgcaaaatgtgccttcggagtccctgctagAAAGCTGCTGGGATTCATCGTCAGTCATCGAGAATTTGAGCTAGACCCGTCCAAGGTCAAGTCTATccaagatttgccacctccaaagaacaagaaagatgtgatgagtttcttggggcgtctcaattatctatgtaactcagaaagtGGTCAAGGGACAGGCATTGGCAGATCATCTGGCATAAAATATTATGGGtcgagaatacgaaccactgaaaatgtattttctcgatgaagaggtatcattcgtaggaaAAGATATCATCGAAACCTATgacggttggagaatgttcttcgatggagctgCAAACTTAAAAGGAGTAGGAATTGGAGCAGTTTTAGTGTCAGAAACaggtcaacactatccagtatccgcaaagctcaggttttcatgtaccaacaatatggcagaatatgaggcctacatcttggggctcaagttggccattgacatgaacgttcaggaattgctggtaattggagattcagaccttttgttacatcaggttctaggagaatgggctacaaagaataccaaaatattacCATATTTGTATTACGTACAAGAATTGAGGAAGAGattcacaaaaatagagttcaaacatgttctgagaatccagaatgagttcgcagatacGTTGGCCACtctgtcttccatgatacaacacccagacaagaatttcatcgatcctattccAGTAGGGAtacataatcagccagcttattgtgctcatgttgaagaagaagctgatgggaatccatggttttatgacatcaaagaatacttggcaaTAGGAGAGTGCCTGAAGCACGTAAATCATATTCAGaaacgcacactccgaagattatccaaccatttcttccaaagtggaggaattctatacagaaggactccagacctaGGATTATTTTggtgtgttgacgccaaggaagcttccaaactgctcgaagagatacatgccggaGCTTGCGGATCACACATGAACGGTTTCGTTTTAGCCAataagatattaagagcaggatattttttgatgactatggaaacagactgcatcaggtacGTTCAAAGgtgtcatcagtgccaaatacatgcagtgccacccaatgaactcaatacaACAAGTGTACCTTGGCATTTTTCCTTttgggggatggatgtcatcggtccaatcgaacccgccGCTTCAAATAGGCACATATTCATTCTAGAAGCCATAGATTATTTCataaaatgggttgaagccacaTCTTACAAGGCCGTAACTAAAAAGGTCATCGCAGATTTCATTAGGGATCGTACTGTCTGTCGATTCGGGGCACCggaatcaatcatcaccgacaacgccgccaaccttaacagtgatttgatgaaatccatgtgtgaaaccatcaggatcaagcataagaattccacagcatacaagcCACAAATGAATGAAGTTgtggaagccgccaataagaacatcaagaagatattaaggaagatggtagataatcacaaacaatggcacggGAAGTTACCGTTTTccctacttggatatcgtaccatggttcgcacatcaactggggcaactccttatttaCTGGTCTGTGGCACTGAAGGCATCATTCCCGCCGAGGTAGAAATTtcttctttgagaatcatacaagaggctgaactcagtgatgcagaatggatacgaagtCATTATGAGCAACTGGCTCTCATTAAcggaaaaagaatgaatgcagtgtgtcacaGTCAACTTTACCAGAATAGAATGTttagagctttcaacaaaaaagtCAGGTCTAGATAATTCGTACCGGGCAGCTGGTGCTAAAgcagatcttcccgcatcaagatgaagccaaagggaaatttttacCCAATTGGCAAGGTCCCTACATAGTTCATCGAGTATTAATAGGAGGAGTGCTCATATTTGCAGAGATGGacggagaagtttggccaaaacctatcaactcagacgtagtcaagagatactatgtttagattgtttacatttcttcatttgatgtaactgaactacgcttgacctgattcccgtttaagaggggatacgtaggcagccctgtgggttcggtcacatcttaataaaattttCATCTTG from Nicotiana tomentosiformis chromosome 11, ASM39032v3, whole genome shotgun sequence encodes:
- the LOC138901188 gene encoding uncharacterized protein, whose product is MAEEFKILTGRVQSVEGGKGIEGLNYEALCIQPDVELPEGYKPPKLEVFDGTGDPKVHLRTYCDKLVGVGKDERIRIKLFMRSLTRDDLSWYINVFYIQNLKKKPTETFHEYATRWKSEATKVRPALEEE